From Salinibacterium sp. ZJ450, one genomic window encodes:
- the tpiA gene encoding triose-phosphate isomerase, with the protein MAAVNSQRVPLIAGNWKMNLDHLQAIAFVQKLAWSLKDARHDFDGVQVAVFPPFTDLRSVQTLIAADKLPLQYGAQDVSQHDSGAYTGEVAGSFLKALHCDYVIIGHSERRQYHGETDEIVGAKTAAAIKNSVTPIICVGETAEDLEQHGPSAVPVAQLRTALAVAGKATDVVVAYEPVWAIGSGQAATPEQAEQVCAALRAVVAEALGDEVAAATRILYGGSVKSSNIAGFMRQPNVDGALVGGASLDVTEFTSIARFKQHVGV; encoded by the coding sequence ATGGCAGCAGTAAATTCCCAGCGTGTTCCGCTGATCGCGGGCAACTGGAAAATGAACCTTGACCACCTGCAGGCGATCGCCTTCGTGCAGAAGCTCGCCTGGAGCCTGAAGGACGCCCGGCACGACTTCGACGGCGTGCAGGTTGCCGTGTTCCCGCCGTTCACCGACCTCCGGTCGGTGCAGACGCTGATCGCGGCAGACAAGCTGCCGCTGCAATACGGCGCTCAGGACGTCAGCCAGCACGACTCCGGCGCATACACCGGCGAGGTGGCGGGTTCCTTCCTGAAGGCGCTGCACTGCGACTACGTGATCATCGGCCACTCGGAACGTCGCCAGTATCACGGTGAGACCGACGAGATCGTCGGCGCCAAGACCGCGGCGGCCATCAAGAACTCGGTGACCCCGATCATTTGCGTTGGGGAGACGGCCGAAGACCTCGAGCAGCACGGCCCGAGCGCCGTTCCGGTCGCCCAACTGCGGACCGCGTTGGCGGTTGCGGGCAAGGCCACCGACGTCGTCGTCGCCTACGAGCCGGTCTGGGCGATCGGATCCGGCCAGGCCGCCACGCCCGAACAGGCCGAACAGGTCTGCGCGGCGCTTCGCGCCGTGGTCGCGGAAGCCCTCGGCGACGAGGTGGCGGCTGCCACCCGCATCCTGTACGGCGGTTCCGTCAAGTCATCGAACATTGCCGGCTTCATGCGGCAGCCGAACGTCGACGGCGCGCTGGTCGGCGGGGCAAGCCTCGACGTCACCGAATTCACGAGCATCGCTCGGTTCAAACAGCACGTCGGCGTGTGA
- the pgk gene encoding phosphoglycerate kinase, which translates to MALRTIESLGALTGKTVLLRCDLNVPLQDGVITDDGRIRASVPTVTDLAGAGARVVIVSHLGRPEGAPDERYSLAPVAARLAELLGAPVAFATDTVGPDAEATVRDLPAGGVALLENLRFNPGETSKQDAERQEFAAKLAALGDAFVSDGFGVVHRKQASVYELATLLPSAAGTLIAAELDVLNRLTESPERPYTVVLGGSKVSDKLGVIGHLLPKVDSLLIGGGMLFTFLAANGHKVGASLLEADQIDTVKGYLAEAERLGVDIVLPTDVVVASKFGADAEHLVAPADGIEDTPFGAAGLGLDIGPATSARFADVIRSSKTVFWNGPMGVFELAPFAAGTEAVAAALTEIDGLGVVGGGDSAAAVRALKFDDSQFGHISTGGGASLEFLEGKKLPGLEVLGWQQ; encoded by the coding sequence GTGGCATTGCGCACAATCGAGAGCCTCGGTGCTCTCACCGGCAAAACGGTACTGCTGCGATGCGACCTGAACGTTCCGCTCCAAGACGGGGTCATCACCGACGACGGACGCATTCGTGCCTCCGTCCCCACGGTGACTGACCTCGCCGGGGCGGGCGCGAGAGTCGTCATCGTCTCGCACCTCGGACGCCCAGAGGGCGCACCGGACGAGCGCTACAGCCTCGCCCCGGTCGCCGCGCGGCTCGCCGAGCTGCTGGGAGCTCCGGTGGCGTTTGCCACAGATACCGTGGGTCCGGATGCCGAGGCCACCGTGCGTGATCTGCCAGCGGGCGGCGTCGCCCTGCTCGAGAACCTCCGCTTCAACCCGGGGGAGACCAGCAAGCAAGACGCCGAGCGTCAGGAGTTCGCCGCCAAGTTGGCTGCTCTCGGTGACGCGTTCGTCTCCGACGGTTTCGGCGTCGTGCACCGCAAGCAGGCGAGCGTCTACGAGCTCGCCACGCTGCTGCCGAGTGCCGCAGGCACGCTGATCGCGGCAGAGCTCGACGTGCTGAACCGCCTGACCGAGTCACCGGAGCGGCCATACACGGTCGTGCTCGGCGGCTCCAAGGTCAGCGACAAGCTCGGCGTGATCGGGCACCTGCTGCCCAAGGTCGACTCGCTGCTGATCGGCGGCGGCATGCTGTTCACCTTCCTCGCCGCGAACGGGCACAAGGTCGGGGCGAGCCTGCTCGAAGCCGACCAGATCGACACGGTCAAGGGCTACCTGGCCGAGGCCGAACGCCTCGGCGTTGACATTGTGCTGCCGACCGATGTGGTCGTCGCATCCAAGTTCGGCGCTGACGCAGAGCACCTGGTGGCTCCGGCGGACGGCATTGAAGACACCCCGTTCGGTGCGGCAGGGCTCGGCCTGGACATCGGCCCCGCGACATCCGCCCGGTTCGCCGACGTCATCCGGTCCTCGAAAACGGTGTTCTGGAACGGCCCGATGGGCGTGTTCGAGTTGGCACCGTTCGCCGCGGGCACCGAAGCGGTCGCGGCCGCACTCACCGAGATCGACGGTCTCGGCGTGGTCGGAGGCGGCGATTCCGCCGCCGCGGTGCGCGCGCTCAAGTTTGACGATTCCCAGTTTGGTCACATATCTACCGGCGGCGGTGCGAGCCTCGAGTTCCTCGAGGGTAAGAAGCTTCCGGGCTTGGAGGTTCTTGGATGGCAGCAGTAA
- the gap gene encoding type I glyceraldehyde-3-phosphate dehydrogenase, whose product MSVKIGINGFGRIGRNYFRAALAKGSDLELVAVNDLTDNKTLAHLLKYDSINGRLDATVELEGNQIVVNGKPITVLEERDPANLGWGDLGVDIVIESTGRFTKADDARKHIQAGAKKVLISAPANGEDATFVMGVNHESYDPAAHHIISNASCTTNCLAPLAKVFNDKFGIERGLMTTIHAYTADQNLQDGPHSDLRRARAAAVNIVPTSTGAAKAIGLVLPELVGKLDGFALRVPVPTGSITDLTVTASRNVTVDEVKAAYKNAAEGKLKGILKYTEDEIVSSDIVSDPHSSIFDAGLLRVLGNQVKLSAWYDNEWGYSNRLVDLTEYVAERL is encoded by the coding sequence TTGTCAGTCAAGATCGGCATCAACGGCTTCGGCCGAATCGGCCGCAACTACTTCCGCGCTGCGCTCGCCAAGGGCAGCGACCTTGAGCTCGTCGCAGTCAACGACCTCACCGACAACAAGACGCTTGCCCACCTTCTGAAGTACGACTCGATCAACGGCCGGCTCGACGCCACCGTGGAGCTTGAGGGCAACCAGATCGTCGTCAACGGTAAGCCGATCACCGTGCTCGAAGAGCGCGACCCGGCAAACCTCGGCTGGGGCGACCTGGGCGTTGACATCGTCATCGAGTCCACCGGCCGTTTCACCAAGGCCGACGACGCCCGTAAGCACATCCAGGCTGGCGCCAAGAAGGTTCTCATCTCGGCTCCGGCCAACGGTGAAGACGCCACCTTCGTGATGGGCGTCAACCACGAGTCCTACGACCCCGCGGCGCACCACATCATCTCCAACGCGTCGTGCACCACGAACTGCCTCGCGCCGCTCGCGAAGGTCTTCAACGACAAGTTCGGCATCGAGCGTGGGTTGATGACCACGATCCACGCGTACACCGCCGACCAGAACCTGCAGGACGGCCCGCACAGCGACCTCCGCCGTGCCCGTGCCGCCGCGGTCAACATCGTGCCGACCTCAACCGGTGCTGCCAAGGCAATCGGCCTGGTCCTGCCGGAGCTCGTCGGCAAGCTCGACGGCTTCGCCCTGCGCGTGCCGGTACCCACCGGCTCCATCACCGACCTCACCGTCACCGCCTCGCGCAACGTGACCGTGGACGAGGTCAAGGCGGCGTACAAGAACGCTGCAGAGGGCAAGCTCAAGGGCATCCTCAAGTACACCGAAGACGAGATCGTCTCCTCCGACATCGTGTCAGACCCGCACTCCTCGATCTTCGACGCAGGCCTCCTGCGTGTGCTGGGCAACCAGGTCAAGCTGTCCGCCTGGTACGACAATGAGTGGGGATACTCCAACCGCTTGGTCGACCTGACCGAGTACGTCGCCGAACGCCTGTAA
- a CDS encoding superoxide dismutase, whose protein sequence is MAEYTLPELAYDYSALEPSISGTIMELHHSKHHATYVAGANTALEKLAEARDSGDFTNVNKLEKDLAFNLGGHVNHSIFWTNLSPNGGDKPTGELAAAIDDNFGSFDKFTAHFTAAALGVQGSGWAALVWDSIGQRLIVQQFFDQQSNFAPGTIPVLLLDVWEHAYYIDYKNVRADYVKAFWNITNWANVQQRFTTAREKTNGLLVLS, encoded by the coding sequence ATGGCTGAATACACGTTGCCCGAACTTGCCTACGACTACTCGGCCCTGGAGCCGAGCATCAGCGGCACGATCATGGAACTGCACCACTCGAAGCACCACGCCACCTACGTCGCCGGGGCGAACACCGCCCTCGAGAAGCTCGCCGAAGCGCGCGATTCCGGTGACTTCACCAACGTCAACAAGCTCGAGAAGGACCTGGCGTTCAACCTCGGTGGCCACGTCAACCACTCGATCTTCTGGACCAACCTGTCTCCGAACGGCGGAGACAAGCCGACCGGTGAGCTCGCCGCCGCCATCGACGACAACTTCGGTAGCTTCGACAAGTTCACCGCTCACTTCACCGCCGCCGCGCTCGGCGTGCAGGGCTCAGGATGGGCGGCCCTGGTGTGGGATTCCATCGGGCAGCGACTGATCGTCCAGCAGTTCTTCGACCAGCAGTCGAACTTCGCGCCGGGCACGATTCCGGTGCTGCTGCTGGATGTCTGGGAGCACGCGTACTACATCGACTACAAGAACGTGCGTGCCGACTACGTGAAGGCGTTCTGGAACATCACCAACTGGGCAAACGTGCAGCAGCGCTTCACCACCGCCCGGGAGAAGACAAACGGCCTGCTGGTACTGTCGTAA
- the whiA gene encoding DNA-binding protein WhiA — MALTADVKDELTTVDAGKTTVRAAELATILRFSGGLHVISNRIAVESEVDTAQLARRVRKDLAELYGVRSDVTVISASGMRRTSNYLVRVLDGGETLARQTGLLDARRRPIRGLPNKLTTGGQEILAAVWRGAFLARGTLTDPGRSAALEVTCPGNEAAMALVGAAGRLQIPAKAREVRGVHRVVVRDGEAIGAMLRLMGATASVTAWEELRQRREVRATANRLVNFDDANLRRSAQAAVAACARVDRAMEILGDTIPDHLRYAGDLRLAHREASLDELGHFADPPMTKDAVAGRIRRLLAMADKRALDLGIPGTDAGLPSDLDRD; from the coding sequence GTGGCTCTCACCGCCGACGTCAAAGACGAACTCACCACGGTCGACGCGGGGAAGACGACGGTTCGGGCAGCGGAACTCGCCACCATCCTGCGGTTCTCCGGCGGGCTGCACGTCATCTCCAACCGCATCGCGGTCGAGTCCGAGGTCGACACCGCGCAGCTCGCGCGGCGGGTACGTAAGGACCTCGCCGAACTCTACGGTGTGCGCAGCGACGTGACCGTGATCTCGGCATCCGGGATGCGCCGCACCAGCAACTACCTGGTGCGGGTGCTCGACGGCGGCGAGACCCTCGCGCGCCAGACCGGTCTGCTCGACGCCAGACGCCGACCGATCCGCGGCCTGCCGAACAAGCTCACCACCGGAGGCCAGGAGATCCTCGCCGCCGTCTGGCGCGGGGCGTTCCTGGCCCGCGGCACGCTCACCGACCCCGGCCGCTCCGCTGCACTCGAGGTCACCTGCCCCGGCAACGAGGCCGCGATGGCCCTGGTCGGCGCCGCCGGACGCCTACAGATCCCCGCAAAGGCTCGCGAGGTGCGCGGCGTGCACCGCGTCGTCGTACGGGATGGCGAAGCCATCGGCGCCATGCTGCGACTGATGGGTGCGACCGCCAGCGTCACCGCGTGGGAGGAACTGCGCCAGCGCCGCGAGGTGCGCGCCACCGCCAACCGCCTGGTCAACTTCGACGACGCCAACCTGCGCCGCTCCGCGCAAGCCGCGGTGGCCGCCTGCGCCCGCGTCGACCGGGCCATGGAGATCCTCGGCGACACCATCCCCGACCACCTGCGCTATGCCGGCGACCTGCGCCTGGCGCACCGCGAAGCCAGCCTCGACGAGCTCGGCCACTTCGCCGACCCGCCGATGACGAAAGACGCCGTCGCCGGCCGCATCCGCCGCCTGCTGGCGATGGCCGACAAGCGCGCCTTGGACCTCGGCATCCCCGGCACGGACGCGGGACTGCCCTCGGACCTCGACCGGGACTAG
- the rapZ gene encoding RNase adapter RapZ — MAGTGQQELLIVTGMSGAGRSTVANALEDLGWYVVDNLPPMMLRPLTELAEKAGNAIPKIAAVVDVRGGRLFTDAVEALRELRESSNLRMVFLEATDAVLVRRFEQVRRPHPLQGDGTLLDGIAAERALMIELRANSDIVIDTSDLNVHQLATAVHEKFGTEDTPGVTVTVLSFGFKYGLPADADHVADARFLPNPFWVPALRALNGTDQTVSEYVFEQEGAREFVEAYAAALEPVLAGYQRENKRHATIAIGCTGGKHRSIALAEELATLLRGLPGVGVNVKHRDLGRE, encoded by the coding sequence ATGGCGGGCACCGGCCAGCAGGAACTGCTGATCGTCACAGGAATGTCCGGCGCGGGCCGGTCGACGGTCGCCAACGCACTCGAGGATCTCGGCTGGTACGTGGTCGACAACCTTCCGCCGATGATGCTGCGGCCGCTCACCGAGCTGGCCGAAAAGGCAGGCAACGCCATCCCGAAGATCGCCGCGGTCGTCGACGTGCGCGGGGGCCGATTGTTCACCGACGCGGTGGAGGCCCTGCGTGAACTCCGCGAAAGCAGCAATCTGCGCATGGTGTTCCTGGAGGCCACCGACGCCGTGCTGGTGCGCCGGTTCGAGCAGGTGCGCCGCCCGCACCCGCTACAGGGTGACGGCACACTGCTCGACGGCATCGCCGCGGAACGCGCCCTGATGATCGAGCTGCGAGCCAACAGCGACATCGTGATCGACACCTCAGACCTCAACGTGCACCAACTCGCGACCGCCGTGCACGAGAAGTTCGGCACGGAAGACACGCCCGGCGTGACCGTCACCGTGCTCAGCTTCGGATTCAAATACGGGCTCCCCGCCGACGCCGACCACGTGGCCGACGCCCGCTTCCTGCCGAACCCGTTCTGGGTGCCGGCCCTGCGGGCGTTGAACGGCACAGACCAAACCGTCAGCGAGTACGTCTTCGAGCAGGAAGGCGCCCGAGAATTCGTGGAGGCGTACGCCGCCGCCCTGGAGCCCGTGCTCGCCGGTTATCAGCGGGAAAACAAGAGACACGCTACGATCGCCATTGGTTGCACCGGAGGAAAACACCGGTCGATCGCCCTCGCCGAAGAGCTCGCCACCCTACTGCGTGGCCTGCCCGGTGTCGGCGTGAACGTGAAACACCGCGACCTCGGACGCGAGTAA
- the uvrC gene encoding excinuclease ABC subunit UvrC, which yields MADTVSYRPKAGEIPTAPGVYRFRDANRRVLYVGKAKNLRARLSNYFAPLATLHERTRRMVTTAASVEWTVVATEFEALQLEFTWIKEFDPPFNVKFRDDKTYPYLALTMADEAPRVIVTRNHKIRGAKYFGPYPKVWAVRETIDLMIKAFPIRTCSDSSYKRAMQSGRPCFPGQIGRCGGPCSGKVTIEQHRAIVDDFAAFMASHDRRVIGRLTKDMKRASEHQQYEEAAKIRDRILALEAVLEKSAVVLPETVSCDLFGIEHDELAAAVQQFVVRGGRIRGVRSWVVDKELDLEMGELVDSILQRAYDGDERPPREVIVPELPEDVAELELWLQTLRGTGKVHLHTAQRGDKAALMQTATLNAKHALQLYKTRRSGDFTARSQALADIQEALELSEAPLRMECYDVSHLSGTNIVASMVVFEDGLARKDQYRRFSIPEYADDTEALYQVLSRRLAYLSGDAQTEEAGVGPAGAVAADAAAAAAVAGAETPDAVRRKKFAYRPNLLVVDGGQPQVAAAARALRDSGVSGIEICGIAKRLEEIWLPDSDYPVILPRNSDALFMFQRLRDEAHRFAITYQRQKRSRDISSVLSDIPGLGPSRVKVLLKHFGSVARLRSADADAIAEVRGIGVTLAETIVTTLRS from the coding sequence ATGGCCGACACTGTCAGTTACCGCCCCAAGGCGGGGGAGATCCCGACCGCACCCGGCGTCTACCGTTTTCGCGACGCCAACCGGCGGGTGCTGTACGTCGGCAAGGCGAAGAACCTGCGGGCTCGGCTCAGCAACTACTTCGCGCCACTCGCTACCCTGCACGAGCGCACCCGGCGGATGGTCACCACCGCGGCATCCGTGGAATGGACGGTCGTTGCCACCGAGTTCGAGGCGCTGCAACTCGAGTTCACCTGGATCAAGGAGTTCGACCCGCCGTTCAACGTCAAGTTCCGAGACGACAAGACCTACCCGTACCTTGCCCTGACGATGGCCGACGAGGCGCCGCGGGTGATCGTCACCCGCAACCACAAGATCCGTGGCGCCAAGTACTTCGGCCCGTATCCCAAGGTGTGGGCGGTGCGCGAAACCATCGACCTGATGATCAAGGCGTTCCCGATCCGCACCTGCTCCGACTCCAGCTACAAGCGGGCGATGCAGAGCGGGCGGCCGTGCTTCCCCGGGCAGATCGGCCGCTGCGGCGGACCATGCTCCGGCAAGGTCACCATCGAGCAACACCGTGCGATCGTCGACGACTTCGCGGCGTTCATGGCCAGCCACGACCGGCGGGTGATCGGCCGGCTCACCAAGGACATGAAACGCGCCTCGGAGCACCAGCAGTACGAGGAGGCCGCGAAGATCCGCGACCGCATTCTGGCGCTGGAGGCGGTGCTGGAGAAGAGCGCCGTGGTGCTGCCGGAAACCGTGTCGTGTGACCTGTTCGGCATCGAACACGACGAGCTCGCCGCGGCCGTGCAGCAGTTCGTGGTGCGCGGTGGCCGGATCCGCGGTGTGCGCAGCTGGGTGGTCGACAAGGAGCTCGACCTCGAGATGGGGGAGTTGGTCGACTCCATCCTGCAGCGCGCCTACGACGGCGATGAGCGGCCGCCGCGCGAGGTGATCGTGCCAGAGCTGCCCGAGGATGTCGCCGAGCTGGAGCTCTGGCTGCAGACCCTGCGCGGCACCGGGAAGGTGCACCTGCACACCGCGCAGCGCGGCGACAAGGCGGCACTGATGCAGACCGCGACCCTGAACGCGAAGCATGCCCTGCAGCTGTACAAGACCCGCCGCTCCGGCGACTTCACGGCCCGCTCGCAGGCCCTCGCCGACATCCAGGAGGCGCTGGAACTGAGCGAGGCGCCACTGCGGATGGAGTGCTACGACGTGTCCCACCTGAGCGGCACCAACATCGTGGCATCCATGGTGGTGTTCGAAGACGGCCTGGCCCGCAAGGACCAATACCGGCGGTTCAGCATTCCCGAGTACGCCGATGACACCGAGGCGCTGTATCAGGTGCTCAGCCGTCGGCTGGCCTACCTGTCCGGCGATGCGCAGACCGAGGAGGCCGGCGTGGGCCCGGCAGGCGCCGTCGCTGCAGACGCGGCCGCCGCCGCGGCTGTCGCCGGTGCGGAGACGCCGGATGCCGTGCGCCGCAAGAAGTTCGCCTACCGCCCCAACCTGCTCGTGGTCGACGGCGGGCAGCCTCAGGTTGCGGCCGCCGCCAGGGCGCTGCGCGACTCCGGGGTCAGCGGCATCGAGATCTGCGGGATCGCGAAGCGCCTGGAGGAGATCTGGCTGCCGGACAGCGACTACCCGGTGATCCTGCCGCGCAACAGCGACGCGTTGTTCATGTTCCAGCGGTTGCGCGACGAGGCGCACCGCTTCGCCATCACCTATCAGCGGCAGAAGCGCAGCCGCGACATCTCGTCGGTGCTGTCGGATATCCCCGGCCTCGGCCCGTCACGGGTGAAGGTGCTGCTCAAGCACTTCGGTTCGGTCGCCCGGTTACGCTCAGCTGACGCCGACGCGATCGCCGAGGTCAGGGGCATCGGGGTGACCCTCGCGGAAACCATCGTCACCACGCTGCGCAGCTGA
- the uvrA gene encoding excinuclease ABC subunit UvrA, producing the protein MSVGHPNIGTVSISSVPSSSKLTVRGARVHNLRNVDLEIPRDSLVVFTGLSGSGKSSLAFDTIFAEGQRRYVESLSAYARQFLGQVDRPDVDFIEGLSPAVSIDQKSTNRNPRSTVGTITEIYDYMRLLWARIGIAHCPECGEKIARQTVQQIADQLMTLEKGTRYQVLSPVVSKKKGEFVDLFKELSSSGYARAIVDGKPIQLSEPPTLKKQIKHDIAVVIDRLVASDDILSRLTDSLETALGLTDGVVTINFVDETGDAAYQSFSEKLSCPNGHPLQLTEIEPRTFSFNAPFGACAECSGLGTRMSVDSELLIGDPSLSINEGVILPWAQQGKGLYNYFQKLLEGLTDDLDFSLDDPWKSLSADAKEAILGGNDFTVKVRWKNRYGREIKYTTGFEGVIPYIERKYAEAETDVQRQRFASYLREVPCMVCDGKRLKPEVLAVLVDDHSISDVAELSLVDAYDFMQRLELTERDARIAAQVLREIRVRLEFLIEVGLSYLDLARAAGTLSGGEAQRIRLATQIGSGLTGVLYVLDEPSIGLHQRDNRRLIETLVKLKNLGNTLIVVEHDEDTIRTADWIVDIGPGAGEHGGTVVHSGDYDSLLSNEFSITGDYLSGRREIETPTKRRPTDPAKQLSVVGARANNLKNVTVDFPLGVLVAVTGVSGSGKSSLVNDILYKVLANELNGARQIPGKHTRVTGLDNLDKVVHVDQAPIGRTPRSNPATYTGVFDRIRNLFAETVEAKARGYLPGRFSFNVKGGRCENCSGDGTIKIEMNFLPDVYVVCELCGGARYNRDTLTVHYKGKNIAEVLDMPISEAAEFFEPISAIHRYLKTLVDVGLGYVRLGQSATTLSGGEAQRVKLATELQKRSNGRSVYVLDEPTTGLHFEDVRKLLMMLGSLVDKGNTVIVIEHNLDVIKSADWVIDLGPEGGAGGGQVLVTGSPEKVARSKKSHTGLFLKDVLAGQAREAKAG; encoded by the coding sequence ATGTCAGTGGGGCACCCTAACATTGGTACAGTGTCGATTTCCTCTGTTCCCAGTTCCTCCAAGCTGACTGTCCGCGGCGCGCGGGTGCACAACCTGCGCAACGTCGACCTTGAGATCCCGCGCGACTCACTGGTGGTCTTCACCGGGCTGTCCGGCTCCGGAAAGTCATCGCTCGCCTTCGACACCATCTTCGCCGAGGGGCAGCGGCGATACGTCGAGTCGCTGTCCGCGTACGCCCGGCAGTTCCTCGGCCAGGTCGACCGGCCTGATGTCGACTTCATCGAAGGCCTCAGCCCCGCGGTGTCGATCGACCAGAAGTCGACCAACCGCAACCCGCGCTCGACGGTCGGTACGATCACCGAGATCTATGACTACATGCGCCTGCTCTGGGCGCGCATCGGCATCGCGCACTGCCCGGAGTGCGGTGAGAAGATCGCCCGCCAGACCGTGCAGCAGATCGCCGACCAGCTGATGACCCTGGAGAAGGGCACCCGGTACCAGGTGCTCAGCCCCGTCGTGAGCAAGAAGAAGGGTGAGTTCGTCGACCTCTTCAAGGAGCTCTCCTCCAGCGGATACGCCCGCGCCATCGTCGACGGCAAGCCGATCCAGCTGTCCGAGCCGCCGACACTGAAGAAGCAGATCAAGCACGACATCGCCGTCGTGATCGACCGGCTGGTGGCATCCGACGACATCCTCTCCCGTCTGACCGACTCGCTCGAGACCGCGCTCGGCCTGACAGACGGCGTGGTCACGATCAACTTTGTCGACGAGACCGGGGATGCCGCCTACCAGAGCTTCAGCGAGAAGCTGTCCTGCCCCAACGGGCACCCCCTCCAGCTGACCGAGATCGAGCCGCGCACCTTCTCGTTCAATGCGCCGTTCGGCGCCTGCGCCGAGTGCTCCGGCCTCGGCACCCGCATGTCTGTGGATTCAGAGTTGCTGATCGGCGACCCGTCGCTGAGCATCAATGAGGGCGTCATCCTGCCTTGGGCGCAGCAGGGCAAGGGGCTGTATAACTACTTTCAGAAGCTGCTCGAGGGACTCACCGACGACCTCGACTTCTCGCTCGACGACCCGTGGAAGAGCCTCTCGGCCGACGCGAAAGAGGCCATCCTCGGCGGCAACGACTTCACCGTGAAGGTGCGGTGGAAGAACCGGTACGGCCGCGAGATCAAGTACACCACCGGCTTTGAGGGCGTGATCCCCTACATCGAGCGCAAATACGCGGAGGCCGAGACCGACGTGCAACGGCAGCGGTTCGCCAGCTACCTGCGCGAGGTGCCGTGCATGGTCTGCGACGGCAAGCGGCTGAAGCCCGAAGTTCTGGCGGTGCTGGTCGACGATCACAGCATTTCGGATGTCGCGGAGCTCAGCCTCGTCGACGCGTACGACTTCATGCAGCGGTTGGAACTGACCGAACGCGACGCACGGATCGCCGCTCAGGTGTTGCGGGAGATCCGGGTGCGCCTGGAGTTCCTGATCGAGGTCGGCCTCAGCTACCTCGACCTGGCGCGGGCGGCGGGCACCCTGTCTGGTGGGGAAGCGCAGCGCATCCGTCTGGCCACCCAGATCGGTTCAGGGCTGACCGGCGTGCTGTACGTGCTCGATGAGCCGTCGATCGGCCTGCACCAGCGCGATAACCGGCGACTGATCGAGACTCTGGTCAAGCTGAAGAACCTCGGCAACACGCTGATCGTGGTCGAGCACGATGAAGACACCATCCGCACCGCCGACTGGATCGTCGACATCGGCCCGGGCGCCGGCGAACACGGTGGCACCGTCGTGCACTCCGGCGACTACGACAGCCTGCTGAGCAACGAGTTCTCGATCACCGGCGACTACCTGAGCGGGCGTCGGGAGATCGAAACCCCGACGAAGCGTCGTCCCACAGACCCGGCCAAGCAGCTGAGCGTGGTCGGGGCGCGCGCGAACAACCTAAAGAACGTCACCGTCGACTTCCCGCTCGGCGTCTTGGTCGCCGTCACCGGGGTCAGCGGCTCCGGCAAGTCGTCGCTGGTCAACGACATCCTGTACAAGGTGCTCGCGAATGAGCTGAACGGCGCCAGGCAGATTCCCGGCAAACACACCAGAGTTACCGGCCTCGACAACCTCGACAAGGTCGTGCATGTCGACCAGGCGCCGATCGGCCGCACCCCGCGGTCGAACCCGGCAACCTACACCGGCGTGTTCGACCGCATCCGCAACCTGTTCGCCGAGACGGTGGAGGCCAAGGCGCGCGGCTACCTGCCCGGACGCTTCAGCTTCAACGTGAAGGGCGGTCGCTGCGAGAACTGCAGCGGTGACGGCACCATCAAGATCGAGATGAACTTCCTGCCGGACGTGTATGTCGTGTGCGAATTGTGTGGGGGAGCACGCTACAACCGCGACACCCTCACCGTGCACTACAAGGGCAAGAACATCGCCGAGGTGCTGGACATGCCGATCAGCGAGGCCGCCGAGTTCTTCGAGCCGATCAGCGCCATCCATCGATACCTGAAGACCCTGGTCGACGTCGGACTGGGCTATGTGCGGCTCGGGCAGAGCGCCACGACGCTGTCCGGCGGTGAGGCGCAGCGCGTCAAGCTGGCGACCGAACTGCAGAAACGATCAAACGGACGCAGTGTGTACGTTCTCGACGAACCGACCACTGGCCTGCACTTCGAAGACGTGCGCAAGCTGCTGATGATGCTCGGCAGCCTGGTCGACAAGGGCAACACGGTCATCGTGATCGAACACAACCTCGACGTGATCAAGTCGGCGGACTGGGTGATCGACCTCGGCCCAGAAGGCGGCGCCGGCGGCGGGCAGGTGCTGGTCACCGGCAGCCCCGAGAAGGTGGCGCGCTCCAAGAAGAGCCACACCGGCCTGTTCCTCAAGGACGTGCTCGCCGGGCAGGCCAGAGAAGCCAAGGCAGGATAG